A region of Allocoleopsis franciscana PCC 7113 DNA encodes the following proteins:
- a CDS encoding serine/threonine-protein kinase, protein MSYCLNPACPQPKNPIHVETCQACGSHLLLRDRYRVQKALGQGGFGATFLAQDESLPGDPCCVIKQLRPASTGAHLIPMARELFEREARTLGKIGNHPQVPRLLDYFEDNQQFYLVQEYISGSTLQQEIRRSGPLSEAGVKHFLSEILPLLQYIHSQQVIHRDIKPANIIRRDQDGRLVLIDFGAVKNQVNPVTTNASDQTALTNFAIGTPGFAPPEQMALRPVYASDIYAVGVTCIYLLTGKSPKDLDYNPSTGEMVWQKYVQVTAHFAEVLKKMLEASVRHRYQCATDIMRALDLEPYLDSLTQGLATQPNSPPGSNKGLNSQSFYSGDLTDKSSPSSPSTATSKLAMAIRARRARKEQSGGGYTAGSQRTQSGPSQRGSANLLKSDGFTTGKPKVPIKLDANGLLTAYMKGRRDFASQDLSGLDLHKVDLSGGIFHQAKLAKTNFQGADLSNADFGRASLNRSNLRDANLGRAYLSYADLEGADLRGADLSYAYLNHANLKGANLCGANLSNAKISEEQLTQAKTNWATVLPSGKRGFW, encoded by the coding sequence ATGAGCTACTGCTTAAATCCTGCCTGTCCTCAGCCTAAAAATCCAATCCACGTCGAGACCTGTCAGGCGTGTGGTTCCCACTTGTTGTTGCGAGATCGCTATCGCGTCCAAAAAGCCTTGGGTCAAGGTGGATTTGGAGCCACATTTTTAGCCCAAGATGAATCTCTGCCTGGAGATCCCTGTTGTGTGATCAAACAACTGCGTCCAGCCTCAACGGGTGCTCATCTGATCCCTATGGCACGAGAGTTGTTTGAACGAGAAGCCAGAACTCTGGGAAAGATTGGCAATCATCCTCAAGTTCCAAGACTGTTGGATTATTTTGAAGACAACCAACAGTTTTACTTAGTGCAAGAATACATCAGTGGCTCGACTTTACAGCAAGAAATCAGGCGCTCCGGCCCGCTGAGCGAAGCTGGAGTCAAGCACTTCTTGAGTGAAATCCTGCCCCTGCTGCAATACATTCACAGCCAGCAGGTGATTCACCGAGACATTAAACCGGCGAACATCATTCGTCGTGACCAAGACGGTAGATTGGTTTTAATTGACTTTGGGGCTGTAAAAAACCAAGTGAATCCAGTCACCACCAACGCCTCAGACCAGACCGCCTTGACCAATTTTGCGATCGGGACTCCAGGCTTTGCCCCCCCAGAACAGATGGCATTACGCCCAGTGTATGCCAGTGACATTTATGCCGTGGGTGTGACTTGCATTTATTTGTTGACGGGGAAATCTCCCAAAGACTTAGACTATAATCCGTCAACCGGCGAAATGGTCTGGCAGAAGTATGTTCAAGTCACCGCTCATTTTGCGGAAGTCTTGAAAAAAATGCTGGAGGCTTCGGTTCGTCATCGCTATCAGTGTGCTACGGACATTATGAGAGCGCTTGACCTAGAGCCTTATCTCGATAGTTTGACCCAGGGTTTAGCCACTCAACCGAATAGTCCACCCGGTTCAAACAAAGGCTTAAACAGCCAATCCTTCTACTCTGGGGACTTAACTGACAAGAGTTCCCCTTCGAGTCCTTCAACGGCTACCTCAAAGCTGGCAATGGCGATTCGCGCACGACGTGCCCGCAAAGAACAAAGTGGTGGTGGCTACACCGCAGGGAGTCAGCGCACTCAGAGTGGGCCTAGCCAACGCGGTTCCGCCAATTTGCTCAAAAGTGATGGTTTTACCACCGGAAAGCCAAAAGTTCCAATCAAGTTAGATGCCAATGGTTTGTTAACCGCTTACATGAAAGGTCGGAGAGATTTCGCTTCTCAGGATTTGAGCGGACTCGATCTTCATAAAGTTGACTTATCTGGGGGAATTTTCCATCAGGCGAAGTTAGCAAAAACGAATTTCCAAGGAGCTGATTTATCAAATGCTGACTTTGGTCGAGCCAGTTTAAATCGGTCGAACTTGCGAGATGCAAATTTAGGTCGGGCTTACTTGAGCTATGCCGATTTGGAAGGAGCGGATTTGAGGGGGGCAGATCTCAGCTATGCCTATCTCAATCATGCAAATCTCAAAGGAGCCAATCTATGTGGCGCTAATCTCTCCAATGCCAAAATCAGTGAAGAACAACTGACGCAGGCCAAGACGAATTGGGCAACCGTGTTACCCAGTGGTAAGCGAGGTTTTTGGTAA
- a CDS encoding tetratricopeptide repeat protein, with amino-acid sequence MINQVLNNRYRIVRVLGSGTSGLIYLAADIHHPDFPVCVVRQLKLPKKNSLAFTRLQFLIERKPDVLDRLAQNHPSSDILDYFVEDQKFYLVEEYVPGHPLNSQTESSSLQSEDQGVVRLQEMFKMLGSTNTPTPTRSPIPTSPPEAHNKGIDSVQPPPPPPPPPHPQKPRFRKLLWLILAAGAFLGLVAGFLVLLQSQNQTNAKSYYNQGVEKLKKEDRRGAIQDFDQAIRLNPNNPLAYGNRGNAHYDLGDYKAAIEDYSQMIRLEPNKAGAYYNRGLARYDLQDWQGAIEDFDQLIRLQPNDAEAYYKRGITYFELKNYRAAIEDLNQVIRLNPNEAKAYVSRGLARSEAGDQREAMEDYTKALELEPKNAKAYYSRGRARFLLGDYGGAVEDYTQAIELEPKNAAAYTNRCSARLNLSAHQDAIVDCTQAIALNPNKDEPYNNRCIAYFNLKDYQNALQDCSQAIRFNPNNDTAYSNRGDIRRNLGDKQGALEDYTQAIRLNSNNSIAYSNRADARRDLGDQQGAIADYTDAIRLNPKNAFAYYGRGLTHLAVGNKSEAITDFQEASRLFLNNGRIGGYNDAQFQLKKLQG; translated from the coding sequence ATGATCAATCAGGTTTTAAATAATCGTTATCGCATCGTTAGAGTTTTAGGCTCAGGGACTTCGGGACTCATCTATCTGGCGGCAGATATTCACCATCCCGATTTTCCCGTTTGTGTAGTTAGACAGTTAAAGCTGCCCAAGAAAAACTCGCTTGCCTTTACCCGTCTGCAATTTTTAATCGAGCGGAAGCCAGATGTGTTGGATCGATTGGCACAAAATCATCCGTCTTCCGACATATTAGATTATTTTGTGGAAGACCAAAAGTTCTATTTGGTGGAAGAATATGTTCCGGGTCATCCCTTAAACTCACAAACTGAATCCAGTTCTCTGCAATCAGAAGACCAAGGGGTTGTCCGGTTACAAGAAATGTTCAAAATGTTGGGTTCGACCAATACGCCGACACCGACACGGTCGCCGATACCCACATCTCCCCCAGAAGCACATAATAAAGGAATTGACAGTGTACAGCCGCCTCCCCCGCCTCCCCCTCCTCCTCATCCTCAGAAACCTCGGTTTCGCAAACTCCTGTGGCTGATTCTGGCAGCGGGAGCCTTTCTAGGGCTTGTTGCGGGATTTCTGGTATTGCTTCAAAGTCAAAATCAGACCAATGCCAAATCTTATTACAACCAGGGGGTTGAAAAGCTGAAAAAAGAGGATCGTCGAGGAGCGATTCAGGATTTTGACCAAGCTATTCGGCTTAATCCTAACAACCCCTTAGCCTATGGCAACCGGGGCAATGCTCACTATGATTTAGGCGATTACAAAGCGGCAATTGAAGATTACAGCCAGATGATTCGCCTTGAACCGAATAAAGCAGGTGCTTATTATAATCGGGGGCTTGCCCGTTACGATTTGCAAGATTGGCAAGGCGCAATTGAGGATTTTGACCAGTTAATTCGACTACAGCCGAATGATGCCGAGGCTTACTATAAACGGGGTATTACTTACTTTGAACTGAAAAATTATCGAGCGGCGATTGAAGACCTCAATCAGGTGATTCGACTCAATCCCAACGAGGCTAAAGCTTATGTTTCCAGGGGTCTAGCGCGTTCTGAGGCTGGTGATCAACGGGAGGCGATGGAGGACTATACCAAAGCACTGGAATTAGAACCGAAGAATGCTAAGGCTTACTATAGCAGGGGTAGAGCCAGATTTCTCTTGGGAGATTATGGAGGAGCGGTGGAGGATTACACCCAAGCCATTGAATTAGAACCGAAGAATGCGGCAGCTTATACCAATCGCTGTAGTGCTAGGTTAAATTTAAGTGCTCATCAGGATGCGATCGTTGATTGTACCCAAGCCATTGCCCTTAATCCCAATAAGGACGAACCTTATAATAATCGATGTATTGCTTACTTTAATCTGAAAGATTATCAAAACGCCCTTCAAGATTGCTCTCAAGCCATTCGGTTCAATCCGAATAACGACACAGCTTATAGTAATCGAGGAGATATTCGCCGCAATTTAGGAGATAAGCAAGGCGCGTTAGAAGATTACACCCAAGCCATTCGGCTGAATTCTAATAATAGTATTGCTTATAGTAATCGAGCGGATGCTCGTCGGGATTTGGGCGATCAGCAAGGTGCGATCGCCGATTACACCGATGCAATTCGGCTGAATCCCAAAAATGCTTTTGCTTACTATGGTCGAGGCTTAACCCATCTGGCGGTAGGGAATAAATCGGAAGCGATCACCGATTTTCAGGAAGCCTCCAGACTGTTTTTAAATAATGGTCGGATTGGTGGCTATAACGATGCTCAGTTCCAGCTCAAAAAACTTCAAGGATAG
- a CDS encoding YciI family protein — MPKYIMWGSYCEDVLEKRAPYRQAHLDRLAKQKESGVLITIGPTKDVTKVFGIYEAEDEATVRQLVESDPYWQNGIWTEYEIKEWIQAF, encoded by the coding sequence ATGCCTAAATACATAATGTGGGGAAGCTATTGCGAGGACGTTTTAGAAAAGCGTGCCCCTTACCGACAAGCTCATCTGGATCGTTTGGCGAAGCAAAAAGAATCGGGAGTCTTGATTACAATTGGCCCGACGAAGGATGTAACTAAAGTATTTGGGATCTATGAAGCAGAGGATGAAGCCACAGTACGTCAGTTAGTTGAGTCTGACCCTTACTGGCAAAATGGTATTTGGACTGAATACGAAATCAAAGAATGGATTCAAGCTTTTTAA
- the cobA gene encoding uroporphyrinogen-III C-methyltransferase, with product MNHRVTEGEGNRVLGKVYLVGAGPGDPGLMTLKGKGLLECADVVIYDALVSPQILAMINPQAEKIDAGKRKGRHSKFQEETTQLLIEKAQSNAVVVRLKGGDPFVFGRGGEEMEDLLQAGVSVEVVPGVTSGIAAPAYAGIPLTHRAYSSSVTFVTGHESAGKYRPKVNWSAIAHGSETIVIYMGVHNLPYIVSELREAGLSDQTSVALIRWGTRPDQEELFGSLGTIVAQVEETQFEAPAIAVIGDVVELHHVLSAVVQPKIQN from the coding sequence ATGAACCACAGAGTCACAGAGGGTGAAGGGAACAGAGTTTTGGGTAAGGTTTATCTAGTGGGTGCAGGGCCAGGAGACCCTGGGTTGATGACGCTGAAAGGGAAGGGATTGTTGGAGTGTGCGGATGTGGTGATTTATGACGCCCTTGTCAGTCCCCAAATTTTAGCGATGATTAATCCCCAAGCTGAAAAAATTGATGCGGGGAAGCGCAAGGGGCGTCATTCTAAGTTTCAGGAGGAGACCACGCAGCTATTAATTGAAAAGGCGCAGTCCAACGCAGTGGTAGTGCGACTCAAGGGGGGTGACCCATTTGTATTCGGGCGCGGCGGCGAGGAGATGGAAGATTTGTTACAGGCGGGGGTGTCGGTGGAAGTGGTGCCTGGGGTAACTTCAGGAATTGCTGCCCCAGCGTATGCCGGCATTCCTTTAACCCATCGTGCTTATAGTTCCTCCGTAACCTTTGTCACAGGTCACGAGTCGGCAGGAAAGTATCGACCCAAAGTGAATTGGAGTGCGATCGCCCACGGATCAGAAACGATTGTGATTTATATGGGAGTTCACAATTTACCCTACATCGTTAGCGAACTCCGGGAGGCGGGATTGAGTGACCAGACGTCAGTGGCACTCATTCGGTGGGGAACGCGACCCGATCAGGAAGAATTATTTGGCAGCTTGGGAACGATTGTCGCCCAAGTGGAGGAGACTCAATTTGAAGCGCCTGCGATCGCTGTGATTGGGGATGTCGTTGAGTTACATCATGTTTTATCAGCGGTAGTACAGCCTAAAATCCAAAATTAA
- the pheT gene encoding phenylalanine--tRNA ligase subunit beta — protein MRISLNWLRELVDVTLAPEELAETLTFAGFEVEDIEDLRKLADGVVVGKVLDVQPHPNADKLRVCQVDIGDPNGPLNIVCGAANVRAEAYVPVATSGTYLPAIDLKIRASKLRGVRSEGMICSLAEVGLEKQAEGIHIFEEENLQLGSDVRPLLHLEDVILDLTATANRADALSMVGVAREVAALTGAVLKLPQAPELSLPSGAKGLHLKISEPGACPAYMGTVIEGVKIEPSPDWLQRRLQAAGVRPINNVVDVTNYVLLEWGQPLHAFDRDRLLAVTGNNSLTIGVRLATQGESLKTLDGQTRTLQPQTLLITANDKPVALAGVMGGEETEVYEGTQNIVLEAALFESVAIRRSARSLGLRTEASTRFERGVNQAELGIATKRAIALLTELASGTLTSQSVADTRPDPATWTRSIELRLDRINQILGPVELEDEIGEIMPEDVERILTALGCQLQRGKDEESLQWTVTVPPYRYRDLEREIDLIEEVARLYGYNNFCEELPDKTEAGYLSLEQQLMRQLREAFRAAGLTELVQYSLVKPTKDKQINLANPLFTEYSALRTDLLSGLIDACQYNWEQGNGVLNGFEIGRVFWREEEGFQEADAVAGILGGDPTQGRWVQGGQESPMSWYEAKGVLESVFERLALKIEYQPNRQDNRFHPGRTASLWLQGESLGRFGQLHPQLRSEYGLPDSIYAFELDLDVLLDALAQEASLTPRFKPYPTFPASDRDIAFFVAEKVSVADIERTTLNAGKPLLESVQVFDEYRGESVPKGQRSLAFRLVYRAGDRTLVAEEVESLHQKVRESLVEKFGVTLRV, from the coding sequence ATGCGTATTTCTTTGAATTGGCTTCGGGAACTGGTGGACGTGACCCTGGCACCCGAAGAGTTAGCCGAAACCCTGACATTTGCAGGGTTTGAGGTAGAAGACATCGAAGACCTGCGAAAATTAGCGGATGGTGTTGTGGTGGGGAAGGTACTCGACGTACAGCCCCATCCTAATGCAGATAAGCTGAGGGTCTGTCAAGTGGATATTGGAGATCCCAATGGACCGTTGAATATTGTCTGTGGCGCGGCTAATGTCCGGGCGGAGGCTTATGTTCCGGTAGCCACCAGTGGCACTTACCTACCCGCGATCGACCTGAAAATTCGCGCCTCAAAACTACGAGGCGTTCGTTCAGAAGGCATGATTTGTTCCCTAGCGGAAGTCGGCTTAGAAAAACAAGCCGAGGGCATTCACATCTTTGAAGAGGAAAACCTCCAGTTAGGGAGTGATGTGCGTCCTTTGCTGCACTTGGAAGATGTGATTCTCGATCTGACGGCAACCGCGAATCGGGCTGACGCCTTGAGTATGGTTGGGGTGGCGCGAGAAGTGGCGGCATTGACGGGAGCGGTACTAAAGCTGCCACAAGCGCCTGAACTTTCGCTCCCATCTGGGGCAAAAGGCTTGCATTTGAAAATTTCTGAGCCTGGTGCCTGTCCTGCCTACATGGGTACGGTGATCGAAGGGGTCAAAATTGAACCTTCCCCAGATTGGTTGCAACGGCGTTTACAAGCGGCTGGGGTGCGACCGATTAACAATGTGGTAGATGTGACCAACTATGTTTTGTTGGAATGGGGTCAGCCGCTACATGCCTTTGACCGCGATCGCCTTTTAGCCGTTACTGGCAACAATTCCCTCACCATCGGTGTTCGCCTCGCCACTCAGGGAGAATCACTGAAAACCCTGGATGGTCAAACCCGAACCCTCCAACCCCAAACGTTGTTAATTACCGCAAACGATAAACCCGTTGCCCTCGCTGGAGTGATGGGGGGTGAGGAAACGGAAGTTTACGAGGGCACTCAGAATATCGTTTTAGAAGCGGCGCTATTTGAGTCGGTGGCAATTCGCCGCTCGGCTCGTAGCCTTGGTTTACGCACCGAGGCTTCTACTCGCTTCGAGCGGGGGGTGAATCAAGCCGAGTTAGGGATTGCCACAAAAAGAGCGATCGCTTTGCTGACTGAGTTAGCTAGCGGCACCCTCACGTCACAATCTGTTGCCGACACACGACCCGATCCCGCCACTTGGACACGCTCAATTGAGTTACGTCTTGACCGCATCAATCAGATTTTAGGTCCGGTGGAACTGGAAGACGAGATTGGCGAAATTATGCCAGAGGATGTTGAACGTATCCTCACCGCCCTCGGCTGTCAATTGCAGCGGGGCAAAGACGAGGAATCCCTTCAATGGACTGTCACCGTACCCCCTTACCGCTATCGGGATTTGGAGCGGGAAATTGACCTGATTGAGGAAGTGGCTCGTCTCTACGGTTACAACAACTTCTGTGAGGAACTGCCGGATAAGACGGAAGCGGGTTATCTCTCCCTGGAACAGCAGTTAATGCGGCAACTGCGAGAAGCCTTCCGGGCGGCAGGATTGACAGAATTAGTGCAATATTCATTGGTCAAGCCAACAAAAGACAAGCAAATTAATCTGGCTAATCCGCTGTTTACCGAATATTCTGCCCTACGCACCGATTTACTGTCTGGGCTGATTGATGCCTGTCAGTACAACTGGGAGCAGGGTAACGGTGTCCTCAATGGCTTTGAGATCGGTCGAGTCTTCTGGCGGGAAGAGGAAGGTTTCCAAGAAGCCGACGCCGTCGCTGGGATTTTGGGCGGCGACCCCACCCAAGGGCGCTGGGTTCAAGGAGGACAGGAGTCCCCCATGAGCTGGTATGAGGCGAAGGGGGTGCTAGAAAGCGTATTTGAGCGCTTAGCTTTGAAAATTGAGTATCAACCCAATCGGCAAGATAATCGCTTTCATCCAGGACGCACGGCTTCCTTGTGGCTTCAGGGAGAAAGCTTGGGGAGATTTGGGCAGTTGCATCCCCAGTTGCGATCAGAATATGGCTTGCCAGATAGCATCTACGCCTTTGAACTGGACTTAGATGTCTTGTTGGATGCTTTAGCTCAGGAAGCAAGCCTGACACCGCGATTCAAGCCTTATCCCACATTCCCAGCCTCTGACCGAGATATTGCCTTCTTCGTCGCGGAGAAAGTCTCGGTGGCAGACATCGAACGCACAACGCTCAACGCGGGTAAACCGTTATTAGAGTCGGTGCAAGTGTTTGATGAGTATCGCGGGGAATCGGTGCCTAAGGGACAGCGAAGTTTAGCGTTTCGGCTAGTCTATCGTGCAGGCGATCGCACCCTCGTTGCTGAAGAGGTGGAATCACTCCATCAAAAAGTGCGAGAATCACTTGTTGAAAAATTCGGCGTCACCCTCAGAGTTTAA
- a CDS encoding serine/threonine-protein kinase, with amino-acid sequence MSSAPKWKFWKPNPTSAPTQRTKHQTKTGTSTSAGFERWIKTNGLGHLLVGVWALSGAIATALNGSLVQSMERQAQTLFFQLRGAVPAPKNIVILAIDDDSMTQWKNSYQVDPKSAANLETIKNWPWKREAYAIAIERLMAAGAKTVALDIVLDLPSSYGEADDAALQRVLQKYAGQVTLAASYEEDETRPGDSTKLIQPGTFLETKPMSVGSINYFIEPNGRIHRHGKEFPKLLGQQYSDPELAKAFAEIVATVPSFDEAILQAAGLSYPQPKGDTIFFYGSANSFEIIPFWNVLDPSNWNSYLQQGQYFKDKIVLIGPTATLLQDFHPTPFSESLLYPQRMSGVELHAHAIATLLQGRSIAEAMPNPAQRGLFVFIGIVGAGFLITRIKNLPVRLGLAAGAVFAWGGISYALFVYSRVILPTTVPVLAIALSSLSYGTLGSIRDYFKQLKIRRTIKQYSSSPIVREMISQTDEFEGLLEERELEMMNTLLGGRYKTIEKLGSGGFGETIIAEDTQRPGNPRCVVKVLRPASNNPKMWELARRLFIKEAEILEKLGQHNQIPQLLAHFEEGEEFCLVQELVVGRPLTHELPLLVPLSEAKVIDIVQELLMVLKFIHSHGVIHRDIKPDNIIRRQSDGKLVLIDFGAVKELNIQLTEGEQQTELTIGIGTKGYMPNEQAAGNPKYNSDIYALGMIAIQALTVTHPAHLPSSPITGEVIWEDKATVSPKLAAIIKKMVRYNFRTRYQSATEVLEALKPLIAALPPDFSNSSKVQDKRRTHSDSSKDTPLHNPPDSTHIWSEAEADTPQEVQDSTHIWSEAEADTPQEVQDSTRIWSEAETPQDVQDSTRIWSDVVTPQDDAEDSTMPKKAQAEE; translated from the coding sequence ATGTCGAGCGCTCCCAAGTGGAAATTCTGGAAACCTAACCCAACCTCTGCTCCAACTCAGCGGACAAAGCATCAGACAAAGACCGGGACTTCAACGTCCGCAGGGTTTGAGCGCTGGATTAAGACCAATGGGTTGGGTCACCTGTTGGTTGGGGTCTGGGCGCTCTCAGGGGCGATCGCAACGGCTCTGAATGGGAGTCTGGTGCAATCGATGGAACGACAAGCCCAGACATTGTTCTTCCAACTCCGAGGTGCAGTCCCAGCCCCAAAAAACATTGTGATTTTAGCGATCGATGATGACTCCATGACTCAATGGAAGAATTCGTATCAGGTCGATCCTAAAAGCGCAGCTAACTTGGAGACGATTAAAAATTGGCCTTGGAAACGAGAAGCCTATGCCATTGCCATTGAGCGACTCATGGCGGCTGGAGCCAAAACTGTCGCGTTGGATATTGTTTTGGATCTCCCCAGCAGTTACGGTGAGGCAGATGATGCCGCATTGCAACGGGTACTGCAAAAGTATGCAGGTCAAGTCACCCTAGCCGCCAGTTACGAAGAAGATGAAACTCGACCCGGTGATTCGACTAAACTCATTCAGCCCGGTACTTTCCTAGAAACGAAACCGATGTCTGTTGGCTCCATTAACTACTTTATTGAGCCTAATGGCAGAATTCATCGTCACGGTAAGGAGTTTCCTAAACTTTTAGGGCAACAATATTCAGACCCCGAACTGGCTAAAGCTTTTGCTGAAATTGTTGCCACAGTTCCCTCGTTTGATGAGGCAATTTTACAAGCGGCTGGACTCTCTTACCCTCAACCGAAGGGCGACACAATTTTCTTCTATGGTTCCGCTAATAGCTTCGAGATTATTCCCTTCTGGAATGTCCTCGATCCTAGTAACTGGAATAGCTATCTCCAACAGGGACAGTATTTCAAAGACAAGATTGTCTTAATTGGGCCAACAGCAACTTTACTACAAGACTTTCACCCCACACCTTTTTCCGAAAGCTTGTTGTATCCCCAACGGATGAGTGGAGTGGAACTCCATGCCCATGCGATCGCCACCTTACTACAGGGACGCTCCATTGCGGAAGCCATGCCTAATCCCGCCCAAAGAGGGCTTTTCGTCTTCATCGGGATTGTTGGGGCGGGCTTTTTAATCACCAGAATCAAGAACCTGCCAGTGCGCCTCGGATTAGCCGCAGGGGCGGTATTCGCTTGGGGGGGAATCAGTTATGCCTTGTTCGTTTATAGTCGTGTCATTTTACCCACCACCGTTCCAGTATTAGCGATCGCCCTATCGTCTCTCTCTTACGGCACCCTTGGCTCAATTCGGGATTATTTCAAGCAACTCAAAATTCGTCGCACCATCAAGCAATACTCTTCCTCACCCATCGTTCGGGAAATGATTTCTCAGACGGACGAATTTGAAGGACTCTTGGAAGAGAGGGAACTAGAAATGATGAATACTCTTTTAGGTGGGCGCTACAAAACCATCGAAAAACTCGGTTCAGGAGGCTTTGGTGAAACCATTATTGCAGAAGATACCCAACGACCTGGTAATCCTCGGTGCGTTGTTAAGGTACTTAGACCAGCTAGTAATAATCCCAAAATGTGGGAACTCGCACGACGGTTATTTATCAAAGAAGCTGAAATTTTAGAAAAACTGGGTCAACATAACCAAATCCCTCAACTCCTTGCTCATTTTGAAGAGGGTGAAGAATTTTGTTTAGTCCAAGAATTGGTTGTTGGTCGCCCTCTTACCCATGAGTTGCCGCTACTGGTGCCGCTTTCTGAAGCCAAAGTGATTGATATTGTGCAAGAGCTTTTAATGGTTTTGAAATTTATTCATTCTCATGGGGTCATTCACCGAGATATTAAACCCGATAACATTATCCGACGGCAATCTGATGGAAAGTTAGTTCTGATTGATTTTGGTGCTGTTAAAGAACTCAATATTCAACTAACGGAGGGTGAACAGCAAACGGAATTAACGATAGGAATTGGCACGAAAGGTTATATGCCTAACGAACAAGCGGCAGGTAATCCAAAATACAATAGTGATATTTATGCCTTAGGCATGATTGCCATTCAAGCCTTAACTGTAACCCATCCCGCTCACTTGCCCTCTAGTCCTATAACCGGAGAAGTCATCTGGGAAGATAAAGCAACTGTTAGCCCTAAATTGGCAGCAATTATTAAGAAAATGGTTCGTTACAATTTTCGTACTCGCTATCAGTCTGCAACAGAGGTATTAGAAGCACTAAAACCCTTAATTGCAGCGTTGCCTCCAGATTTCTCTAACAGTTCTAAGGTACAGGATAAACGGCGTACTCATTCTGACTCCTCAAAGGATACTCCCTTGCACAATCCTCCTGATTCAACACATATATGGTCGGAAGCAGAAGCGGATACACCCCAAGAGGTGCAGGATTCAACACATATATGGTCGGAAGCAGAAGCGGATACACCCCAAGAGGTGCAGGATTCAACACGGATATGGTCGGAAGCGGAGACTCCTCAAGACGTGCAGGATTCAACACGGATATGGTCTGACGTGGTTACACCTCAAGACGATGCTGAAGACTCCACAATGCCTAAAAAGGCTCAGGCTGAAGAATGA